A single genomic interval of Gossypium raimondii isolate GPD5lz chromosome 11, ASM2569854v1, whole genome shotgun sequence harbors:
- the LOC105804689 gene encoding perakine reductase-like, whose translation MGEEQQRIQIPRIKLGTQGLEVSKLGFGCMGLTGGYSSPVSEEVGISIIKHAFHRGITFFDTSDIYGPKTNEILVGKALKQLPREKVQLATKFGFEKLDSTGIKINGTPEYVHASIEASLKRLDVDYIDLYYQHRVDTNTPIEDTMSELKKLVEEGKIKYIGLSEASPETIKRAHAVHPISAFQTEWSLWTRDIEDEIVPLCRELGIGIVPYSPLGRGFFGGKGVVETVPANSHLLYFPRFQGENWDRNKMLYLKVEKLAEKHGCSPAQLALAWVLHQGDDVAPIPGTTKIKNLDSNIDSVKVKLTAEDLKEISDAVPINEVAGDVLPDRFSQLHWKFGNTPPKGSKVST comes from the exons ATGGGTGAGGAGCAGCAGAGAATTCAGATTCCTAGAATCAAACTGGGAACTCAAGGACTTGAG GTTTCAAAGTTGGGGTTTGGCTGTATGGGTCTCACTGGAGGTTACAGTTCTCCAGTCTCTGAAGAAGTTGGGATATCGATTATCAAGCATGCATTCCACAGAGGAATCACTTTCTTTGATACATCTGATATCTATGGACCCAAAactaatgaaattttggttgGAAAG GCATTGAAGCAGCTACCAAGAGAGAAGGTACAGTTAGCCACAAAGTTCGGTTTCGAAAAACTGGATTCAACTGGTATCAAAATAAACGGTACACCAGAATATGTCCATGCCTCGATCGAGGCTAGCCTAAAGCGCCTAGATGTGGACTATATAGATCTCTACTACCAGCACAGGGTTGACACCAACACTCCTATAGAGGATACT ATGTCTGAACTCAAGAAGTTAGTGGAAGAGGGGAAAATTAAGTACATAGGTTTATCTGAAGCTAGCCCTGAAACTATAAAGAGAGCACATGCGGTTCATCCTATAAGTGCTTTCCAGACAGAGTGGTCGCTGTGGACTCGTGATATCGAGGATGAAATAGTCCCCCTTTGCAG GGAACTTGGAATTGGGATTGTTCCTTATAGCCCTCTTGGTCGCGGTTTCTTTGGTGGCAAAGGAGTGGTGGAAACTGTGCCTGCAAATAGTCATCTG CTATATTTCCCAAGGTTTCAAGGAGAAA ACTGGGACAGAAACAAGATGTTGTATTTGAAAGTGGAGAAGTTGGCTGAGAAGCATGGATGTAGCCCTGCACAATTAGCACTTGCCTGGGTTCTTCATCAAGGGGATGATGTAGCACCGATTCCCG GAACAACAAAGATAAAAAATCTGGATAGTAACATTGATTCAGTAAAAGTAAAGCTCACAGCAGAAGATTTGAAAGAAATTTCTGATGCGGTTCCGATAAATGAGGTAGCAGGTGATGTTTTGCCTGATAGATTTAGTCAATTACACTGGAAGTTTGGTAATACACCACCAAAGGGGAGCAAGGTTTCAACCTGA